In Streptomyces longhuiensis, the following proteins share a genomic window:
- the glnII gene encoding glutamine synthetase: protein MTFKAEYIWIDGTQPTAKLRSKTKIIAGSAPALEELPIWGFDGSSTSQAKGHASDRVLRPVASYPDPIRGGDDILVLCEVLNIDMTPHESNTRAALAEVAEQFAAQESIFGIEQEYTFFEGERPLGFPVGGFPAAQGGYYCGVGADEIFGRDVVEAHLDNCLKAGLGISGINAEVMPGQWEFQVGPLAPLEVSDQLWVARWLLYRTAEDFDISATLDPKPVKGDWNGAGAHTNFSTKAMREGYDAIITACESLGEGSKPMDHVKNYGAGIDDRLTGLHETAPWNEYSYGVSDRGASVRIPWQVEKDGKGYIEDRRPNANVDPYVVTRLIVDTCCSALEKAGQV, encoded by the coding sequence GTGACGTTCAAGGCTGAGTACATCTGGATCGACGGCACCCAGCCGACGGCCAAGCTCCGTTCGAAGACGAAGATAATCGCGGGTTCCGCGCCGGCGCTCGAAGAGCTGCCGATCTGGGGCTTCGACGGTTCGAGCACCAGCCAGGCCAAGGGTCACGCCTCCGACCGCGTACTGCGCCCCGTCGCCTCCTACCCGGACCCGATCCGCGGCGGCGACGACATCCTCGTCCTGTGCGAGGTCCTGAACATCGACATGACGCCGCACGAGTCCAACACGCGTGCCGCGCTCGCCGAGGTCGCGGAGCAGTTCGCCGCGCAGGAGTCGATCTTCGGCATCGAGCAGGAGTACACGTTCTTCGAGGGCGAGCGCCCGCTCGGCTTCCCCGTGGGCGGCTTCCCGGCCGCGCAGGGCGGCTACTACTGCGGCGTCGGCGCGGACGAGATCTTCGGCCGCGACGTCGTCGAGGCGCACCTGGACAACTGCCTCAAGGCGGGTCTCGGGATCTCCGGCATCAACGCCGAGGTCATGCCCGGCCAGTGGGAGTTCCAGGTCGGCCCGCTCGCCCCGCTCGAGGTCTCCGACCAGCTGTGGGTGGCCCGCTGGCTGCTGTACCGCACCGCCGAGGACTTCGACATCTCCGCGACCCTCGACCCGAAGCCGGTCAAGGGCGACTGGAACGGCGCGGGCGCGCACACCAACTTCTCCACGAAGGCGATGCGCGAGGGCTACGACGCGATCATCACCGCGTGCGAGTCGCTCGGCGAGGGCTCGAAGCCGATGGACCACGTCAAGAACTACGGCGCGGGCATCGACGACCGTCTGACGGGTCTGCACGAGACCGCCCCGTGGAACGAGTACAGCTACGGCGTCTCCGACCGCGGCGCCTCGGTCCGCATCCCGTGGCAGGTCGAGAAGGACGGCAAGGGCTACATCGAGGACCGCCGTCCGAACGCGAACGTCGACCCGTACGTCGTGACGCGTCTGATCGTCGACACCTGCTGCAGCGCTCTGGAGAAGGCCGGCCAGGTCTGA
- a CDS encoding winged helix-turn-helix domain-containing protein, translating into MANTRSFSTASSVTAAPSPAVPGRHRLRAVDRDEVVDVTDFLPPGATWLPAPPHTLPTLPGRPPMIGYLVLVPADQQPLLPVPDEPGPRPEAASQNSGTSISTGADALVSIDGVQRTAWVDGRQLDLTYLEFELLAHLVAHPHRVHTRDQLVTTVWGYGHVGDGRTVDVHVARLRRKLGAEHRQVIQTVRRVGYKYAPPATR; encoded by the coding sequence ATGGCGAACACCCGTTCCTTCTCCACCGCTTCCTCCGTGACCGCCGCCCCCTCCCCCGCCGTCCCCGGCCGCCACCGGCTGCGCGCCGTCGACCGGGACGAGGTGGTCGACGTCACGGACTTCCTGCCGCCGGGCGCGACCTGGCTGCCCGCTCCCCCGCACACCCTGCCCACGCTCCCCGGCCGGCCGCCGATGATCGGCTACCTGGTGCTCGTACCCGCGGACCAGCAGCCGCTGCTCCCGGTACCCGACGAGCCCGGTCCCCGGCCCGAAGCCGCGTCGCAGAACAGCGGCACCAGCATCAGCACCGGCGCCGACGCCCTCGTCAGCATCGACGGCGTGCAGCGCACCGCATGGGTCGACGGTCGCCAACTCGACCTGACGTACCTGGAGTTCGAGCTGCTCGCGCACCTCGTCGCGCATCCGCACCGGGTGCACACCCGCGACCAGCTCGTGACCACGGTGTGGGGCTACGGGCACGTGGGCGACGGACGGACGGTCGACGTCCATGTCGCACGGCTGCGGCGCAAGCTCGGGGCCGAGCACCGTCAGGTGATCCAGACGGTGCGGCGAGTGGGGTACAAGTACGCCCCGCCGGCGACGCGGTGA